The nucleotide sequence CAGGAAGACAACAAGACCGCTTCCTATACCCTCAGTGACGAAGTCAGGATCCGCAGGGGCGGTTCAACTATCAATTCCGAGATGATGATCTACCGCCAGAATCTTGATCAGGTGATTTCGCCGGGTCCGGTGAAAATTGTAGAGACCGGAGAGGTGATCACCGGAGATTTTCTGGAAGTTTATCCGAAAACAGAAAAATGGTATCTCAAGGGCAATGTAAAAATCGTACTCAAACGGGGGATGAAGTGAAAATTCCGTTCATGTTTCTCTGCATTCTCACAAGTTTTCTCCTTCTAGCGGAAGTTCCGGACAGCGGAGAAGTAACTGTATACGGAGACATCATGGAAGGCTACCCCGACGGAGTCAGGGTGGTAAAAGGAAATCTCAAGGCAGTTCAAGGCAAACAGATCCTCACCGGAGACTGGGGTAAATATTATGAGCAGACCCAGATCGTCGAGGCTTACGGACAGGTAAAACTGGATGATCCCGGCTATACGCTTACCTGCGGCATGATCATGTCTTTTTTCAGCGAGAAACGGGGAGTTGCCAAGCAGAATCCGGTAGTGATCGAAAAAGTACCGCTGGCAGAGGGAACAGGGGAAATATCCATGGTCCCGATCCGGGAAAAATACATGCGGCTTACAGCCAGGGAAATTACTTCATATTATGAGGAAGACAGGATGGTGGCCAACGACAATGTAATCGTGGAAGAGCATTTTTTCAGTAACTTTCAAAAACCCGGCAAACCGGAAATCTCCTCCACCCTGAACTGCCAGTCACTGGAAATGTTTCTGAAGGAAAACAAAAGCATTGCCCGCGGCAATGTAATGATGAAGTCCGAAGACATCACTGCTTATGGAGATGAGGCTGTTTACTATAATGATGAAGATAAACTGATACTCACTGGGAACGCCAAAGCCCTTCAGCAGATCCCTGGATCAGGCAAGCAGAATCAGGTGAGCGGCGAAAAGATCATCTATTTCATGAAAGATGGCCGCACTGTAGTATTGAAAGGCCGCGCAGACGTTTATCCGGGGAATGATGCGGGTAGCAATCCTAATCCGGGCACAAACCCGAGCCAGAACCCAAGCCTTAGCCCGAGTTCAAGCCCGAGCCTGAGCCCGAATCCGAGCCTGAGCCCGAGCCAGAGCATAAGTCCAGGTCCGGACACAAGTCCACGACCGGGTACAAGCCAGAATCAGGGTACAAGTTCGAGTCCGGGGGTAAGCATTGCAAAGCCTTTCGACAAATAAAATCGTTAAGATTTTTTCCCGCCGCAAAGTAGTGAACGAAGTTTCTATGGAAGTCAGGCGTGGAGAAGTGGTGGGCATTCTCGGTCCAAACGGTGCCGGAAAAACCACGACATTCTATATGATCGTAGGACTGATCACCCCGGATTCAGGAAGAGTGATGATCGACAACACTGAAATCACTTCCTGGCCCATGTATAAAAGGGCCCGCCAATGCATCGGCTACCTGGCCCAGGAACCATCCATCTTCAGAAAGCTTACTGTGCGGGAGAACATTTCCGCAATCCTGGAATTCATGAACCTTCCTGTCGACGAAATCCGAATCAGGACAGATGCTCTGTTGGAAGAGCTGAGCATCACAAATTTAGCAGACAGCGTTGCCTATACTCTCTCTGGAGGTGAACGGCGCAGGGCAGAAATAGCCAGATCGCTTGCCACTGAACCGGCTTTCATGCTGCTGGACGAACCGTTTGCCGGGGTAGATCCGATCGCAGTGGCCGACATTCAGGAAATTGTGAAGCAGTTAAAAAAACGCGGGCTGGGAGTCATCATCACTGACCATAATGTCCGCGAAACACTGTCCATCACCGACCGTTCCTACATCATCAACCAGGGGGAGATACTGATTTCGGGAACAGCCGAGGAAATCGCAGACAGCGAAGTGGCCCGCAAAATCTATCTGGGGGAGAAATTCAGGCTATGACGTTCAACTCTTTTGTGCGCTTGTTCTTTCTGATAGTGCTCTCCGGATTTCTGGCCTATCTGGGCGATCTTCTCGGATACCGGCTGGGCAAGAAAAGACTCAGCCTGTTTTCATTGCGCCCCAAAATCACAGCCCAGCTGATTGCAGTTGTCACTGGAATCATGATCATGGTTTTCACACTGATGTTCGCAGCTTTCATTTCCGAAGATGTCAGGGTAGCGCTTTTCAACATCGATAAATTGATCGACCAGCAGAAGGAACTGATCGGCAGAAACGAAGAGCTTAACAAGCAGAATCTGGATCTGCGGGAAAGCAGCAAGCTGCTCCAGGACAGTATTAACGACAAAATAAAAAAAATTCAGGAACTCGAAGAGAGCGTAGCCCAAAAAAAGGAAGGCGAACTGGCATTTTCGGCTGGAGAAGTCATCGGTTACAGAGCTCTGAACCCGGCACAGCCCGATCAGGTGCTGCTTGAGGAATTCAAAAAGCTTGTCACACAGATAGTTTCCATGTCCAAAGCCCGGGGAGCCATCCCCAGGGAGTTCCAGGTGATCTGGAATGAATCTCAGGATCAGCGCGACAAACTTCTGGAATTCTGTAAAAAAGTCGCCCAGGACCGTTCCCAGCTGGTTGTGATTGTGCACTGCCAGCAGAATGTTTTCAAAGGCGAGGAAATGGGCAAAATTTCTTTCACTGTCGAAAAAAATCAGGTGGTTCTGGCAGGAGATTACCTCTATTCCATCAAAAATTTCGTAATCGACGGCTGCAACACCAGGGAAGAGATTTCTCTCTTTCTGCGCTATTTTTTCAACCAGCTGGACGGATTTTTGAAAGACAAGGGCATGGTGGAACGGACAATGATCAATGAACTGGATTTTTACGATACAGTCAATTATATCAAACGGCTGGGAGAGAAGGTCCAGCTTTACATCTATTTCAAGGATGACCTCTATCTCTACGAACAGGATCTCGCCACAAAGTACAAACTGGTGATCGAAAAACTCAGCGACAACAAACCGGAAAAGGTAAACCGGGAACGCAGCAATTCCGGTAACACAGCAGAGGTCGACACTCTGGAAAAAGGTGTTCAGTAACAATGGACATTTTTCAGTCTTTCCTCAGAAAATTTCAGGCTCAGGTCATAGAATCGTTTCTCAACCTGCAGAAAAAACACAGAAGTTTTCTGATCATGAGTCCTTCCCGATATTTAAACAGCCGTTTTGCGTCTCATCTGGCAGAATCGCTGTGGGGATTGGAATCTCACTCCATTCCGGCAGACTGGCTGATCGTCAGAAAAGAACGAGCTAATAACATTTCCGTCGAGGACGCGAGAAAAATCCGCGAATTCATCCAGTTCAAACCCCTCACAGGAAAAGGAAAGATAGTGATTATCGAAGATGCCGATACGCTTTCGATCGAAGCACAGAATGCTCTGCTCAAGCCGATCGAGGAGCCTCCGCCCGGTGTGAACTTCCTGCTCTGCGCAAGGAACAGAGACAACCTGCTTCCCACGATCAATTCCCGCGTCTCCCTAATCAGGCCTGTGCTGCCACAAAAGAATAAAGCGGCGGAATTCCTTTCTGATTTTCTGGATTCTAAGGAAGTGGCGCTGCTGCAAGAGTGGTTTCTGGTTGATCCGGTCGAATTGTTTGCACTGGACCCGGGGACTCAGGCCTCATCATTATCCGAAAGAGGAGCCGAACTCATCCGGAGCGGAAAAATCCATGGCCTTTACGATCTCCTGACCAAAGAAGAATATTCAGGATGGCTTTCAGATCACCTGGAGGCAAGGGTCGGCATGTTTCACCTTTCATTCTACAGCGCAGTTTTCTTTCTAAGCATTTACATGCTGCAAGCCATTCCGGATCGGCTGCATGGTTTTCAGCTTATCTCCAGAAGCATCGATCAGATTGAGGAAGCGAATGCGTCATATCTCAAGCAGAAGGAGTCCGGAAAAGAGGAGTTGGAAGCAGTGATGAAGGATTTCGTTTATCCGCTGTTTTTGCTGCAACTTTCGGAATTT is from Candidatus Wallbacteria bacterium and encodes:
- a CDS encoding LptA/OstA family protein; protein product: MKIPFMFLCILTSFLLLAEVPDSGEVTVYGDIMEGYPDGVRVVKGNLKAVQGKQILTGDWGKYYEQTQIVEAYGQVKLDDPGYTLTCGMIMSFFSEKRGVAKQNPVVIEKVPLAEGTGEISMVPIREKYMRLTAREITSYYEEDRMVANDNVIVEEHFFSNFQKPGKPEISSTLNCQSLEMFLKENKSIARGNVMMKSEDITAYGDEAVYYNDEDKLILTGNAKALQQIPGSGKQNQVSGEKIIYFMKDGRTVVLKGRADVYPGNDAGSNPNPGTNPSQNPSLSPSSSPSLSPNPSLSPSQSISPGPDTSPRPGTSQNQGTSSSPGVSIAKPFDK
- the lptB gene encoding LPS export ABC transporter ATP-binding protein — translated: MQSLSTNKIVKIFSRRKVVNEVSMEVRRGEVVGILGPNGAGKTTTFYMIVGLITPDSGRVMIDNTEITSWPMYKRARQCIGYLAQEPSIFRKLTVRENISAILEFMNLPVDEIRIRTDALLEELSITNLADSVAYTLSGGERRRAEIARSLATEPAFMLLDEPFAGVDPIAVADIQEIVKQLKKRGLGVIITDHNVRETLSITDRSYIINQGEILISGTAEEIADSEVARKIYLGEKFRL
- a CDS encoding DUF3084 domain-containing protein; amino-acid sequence: MTFNSFVRLFFLIVLSGFLAYLGDLLGYRLGKKRLSLFSLRPKITAQLIAVVTGIMIMVFTLMFAAFISEDVRVALFNIDKLIDQQKELIGRNEELNKQNLDLRESSKLLQDSINDKIKKIQELEESVAQKKEGELAFSAGEVIGYRALNPAQPDQVLLEEFKKLVTQIVSMSKARGAIPREFQVIWNESQDQRDKLLEFCKKVAQDRSQLVVIVHCQQNVFKGEEMGKISFTVEKNQVVLAGDYLYSIKNFVIDGCNTREEISLFLRYFFNQLDGFLKDKGMVERTMINELDFYDTVNYIKRLGEKVQLYIYFKDDLYLYEQDLATKYKLVIEKLSDNKPEKVNRERSNSGNTAEVDTLEKGVQ